The DNA sequence CCTTTGTCCACCACTTAATTCATTTGGTTTGTGATGCATCCTATCTGTCAGCCCTACTTTTTCAAGTGCTTCTTTTGCTTTTTTTATTCTAGTTTTTAAATGTACTCCGCCATAAACCATTGGTAACTCTACATTTTCAAGTGCATTTAATTTAGCCAGCAAATTAAATGATTGAAATACAAAACCTATTTTTTTATTTCTGATTATAGCTAATTGATTATCATTTAATTTTGATACATCTTCATTATCTAAATAATAATCTCCTTTAGTTGGAACATCAAGACAGCCTAATATATTCATAAGAGTTGATTTGCCACTTCCACTACTACCTATTATTGATACAAATTCCCCTTTATCTATATTTATACTAACTCTATCTAACGCTTTTAAAATTATATCTCCCATTTTATAATCTTTTTCTATCCCTTTTAATTTTATCATTTTCATCACCTCAATTATTATTTGATTTTTTTAATCTTATTATAATCTCTTACCTTGGAGGCCCTTGAAAATTATTCTTACTATTTTTATTACTACTTCTTTTTTTACTCTTAATCTTACTTCTTATATGAGAAACTGGATTCACCCTTTCACCATCTATTAATCCTGATGGATTGACAATTATTCTTTCTTTTTCATTTATTCCTTTTATATTAGCCACAAAATCATTTTTATCTATTACTTTTATATATTGTTTTTTTGCAACTCCATTCTTTAACGTAAACAGAAATGCTTTATTCCCCTCATTTTGAATTGCAAATGCTGAAACTAATAACGCATTTTTTTTCTGCTTTGTAATTATCTCACAATTAACTTCATAATTAGGTTTTAAATTTTCTCCATCATTAAATTTTATTTCTATAGGAACCACAATATCAGTATATCCAGAACCACTCTCTTTTTCTGCTATTTCTGATATTTTTGTAATTACTCCTACAATTTTTTTATTTGATTTCAAACTTTCAGAAGTTACATTAGCTTTCTGCCCAACCTTAACATCTTTTATCTCTGTACTTATTACATTTGCTGTAATTATTTTAGAATTCATATCCTCAATTGTCATTATATTTTGATTAGTATTTATTTTAGCATTTTCATCGATTTTTACATCTGTAACAACCCCATCTACAGGAGCTGTTATTTGCAATATATATCTATCTAAATTTTCTTTAGCATCTTTCAAATTTAGATCAAGTTTTTCTATATTATTTTTAGAAATTATAATACTATTTTTTTGCTTTAATGTATCTAAATTATAACTTTTTATCAAATCATTATACTCTTTTTCATTTAAACTTATATCTTTTTTTAATTGTTCTATTCCTTTACTGTTTTCTTTTATGTCAGTAACTTTTTTCTCAATATTTCCTTCTAAACTTTTTATATCATTCCCCAAATTTTCAACATCTAATTGACTAATTCCACCTATTTCCAATAATTTTTTCTTTACTTCATAATCTTTATTTTTTGTTTCAAGTTGAGCAACTAAAGTTTCTTTTTCTAATTTCTTTATTCTTAAATTTTCTTCATTTGTTGTTATACTATCCTTTAAATCTTCTATTGATTTCTCCTTTTTTAATACTGCTGTATTATTAACTTCATAATTATATTCTTTTAATTTAGCTTTTTCATTTTCTATATCTAATTCTATTCTCTTTATATTTCTTAATACTAAATTCCTATCATATGGATTAAATGTTACTAAAATATCCCCTTTTTTTACTCTATCTCCAACTTCTACAAAGATTTTTTTTGCTGTTTCTGCCTGAGCTAAATACACATTAACTACATTTTTTACTTCTACAACTCCATCTACTTTTATTGTTTCTAAATAATCTCCTTTTTTAGCTTTTTCTACTACAACATCTTTTATTTTAGAGCTATTCTTACTATTTTTACTGTTTTTTTGAATGTAGAAATATCCACTTCCTAAAATAATCAAAATTACTACAAATATCGATATTTTTTTCAATTTTCTCACTCCTTCTTTATTTTTTAAACGTTCTTTAACCACGAATATACCGAATTACCTCGAATAAAATCTTTTAAATTCGTTAACACTAATGTCATTCGTAGTTTCAATCTTTTTTCTTTTTTTTGCAATTTTTTTGATTTTATCTTTAAGCTATCACCCTAAAGTCCCATTCTATATTCTGCATATTTTAAAATGTAATCTAATTTCAAATTAATCAAATTAATCTTAGAATTCTCCAAATCATTTTTTATTTTTAAAAATGTATTTATATCTTCTACTCCATATTCATATTGTATTTTTACAATTTTATAATTTTCCTCCAATCCTTCTATTTTCTTATTTTGATTTTCTATTAATAATTCATCATTTTTTAATTCATAATACTTTTTCTTTATTGCTATAATATTCTCTTTAATAATTTCATCTGAATTCATCTTATTTATTTTCCCTGTTATATCGCTATTTTCATATTCAATTTTTTTCTTTCCGCCATCAAATATATCATAACTTAAACTAACCCCTAAACTCCAATCCCAATCTTTAAAAATTTTAGAAAGTTCGTCAGAATTTGACGAATAATTAGCATTAAAACTTACTACAGGATAATCTTTACTTTTTATAATTTTTTTATCCAACATATTTATATCATTCTGCAAATTTATATTCTTTATATCATCGCTACTCTTTTTATAATTTTCTATATCTTTTTCTAAATCTATATACATCTTTTCATACTCAATATTTTTTAATTCTATCTCTTCATTTTCTCCTGTTATCCTTTTTAATTCTTCTATTGTTATTAAATAATTACTATTATTTTTTATCATATTAGCTTTTACATCTAATATTTCAGTTTCAATAGTTAGTAAATCTTGTTTTTTTCCTGCTTTTTCTTTATATAACAATTTTTGCTTTTCTTGTTCTTTTTCTAATTCTTTTAATGAATTCTCATAAATATTTTTTTGATTTTTATATTTTAATATATCCAAATAATTTACTAATATTTCATATTTAATTTGTTTTTTTTCTTTAGAAATTTCTATATTTTTCATTTGTATATTTACATTCTCTTTTTTTTTGTTATATTTTTTTAATCCTCCATCAAATATTTTTTTATCTAATGAAATTGAATTAGAATAATTTAATTTCTCCCTATTTTCATCTTTGTTTACTCTATCACTAAGTTTAATAGTTGGAAAATTATCAGTATTTATGATTTTTAGATTATTTGATATTTTTTTTAATTCTAAATCTTTAACTTTTATTGTACTATTGTTTTTCATAGCACTATTTACCAATATCTCATATGTAACTTCTTTACTATATGTAAATAAAGTTATTACTAAAATTAATATTAATATAATCAATTTTTTCATTTTATTTTCTCCTTTCTTCTGTTTTAAATATAATATCGAAATAGAGGAGCTACTTGCTCCTCTATTTTATACGAATATTAATATGCTCTTTTAACTCTTTTAGGTTCATTGCCTCTTTTAGGTCTATTTCCTTTTCTTTTCTTTTGAAATTTCATTCTTTTATCATTTCTTTGTCTCATTTCTCTAAATATCATTTTAAATTGTGCTTCAGTTATATATTTTTTTAATTCTTCTTTTACTTTCAAAATTTTTATTTTAGCTTTTATTCTATATCCTGATGATTTTTTCATTAAATTTTCTATTTTAACCCAATCTTTAGTTTCATCTAAAAGTAAATATTTAATATCTAAATCTACTTTTTTAGCTTCTATTTGATTTTTTTCTATTTCAATTTTTGCTAATTTCGACAGATCTAATGCTTTTTCTATATTTGCTTCACTAACTCCTGCTTTTATAAATACATCTTTTGGAATATTTTCCAAACCTGCAGAAAAACTAAATGCTGACAACAAAACTCCTATTAATACTACTAAACTCTTTTTCATCTTTATCATCTCCTAATTTTTATTTTATAAAATTTCAAATATTTGCCGGCAACAATTTAAAATTTTAGTTATAAACCTAATAAATCATCATATATGCTTTGCTTTGTTCCTAAATTTACATTTACTGTATCTTCCAAATTTACATTTTCTTGATATAAAGTCGCCACATAAGCTAAATTTTTCCCTTCAATATTTGTTCTAAAATTATTTCCAAAATATCCAACTGTAACTACAAGAAATAAAAGCATCGATACTATTCC is a window from the Haliovirga abyssi genome containing:
- a CDS encoding ABC transporter ATP-binding protein, translated to MIKLKGIEKDYKMGDIILKALDRVSINIDKGEFVSIIGSSGSGKSTLMNILGCLDVPTKGDYYLDNEDVSKLNDNQLAIIRNKKIGFVFQSFNLLAKLNALENVELPMVYGGVHLKTRIKKAKEALEKVGLTDRMHHKPNELSGGQRQRVAIARAIVNNPKIILADEPTGNLDSKSEIEIMEIFKKLNNEGATIIMVTHEQEIAKNSKRIITVKDGLVIGDNKI
- a CDS encoding efflux RND transporter periplasmic adaptor subunit, with amino-acid sequence MKKISIFVVILIILGSGYFYIQKNSKNSKNSSKIKDVVVEKAKKGDYLETIKVDGVVEVKNVVNVYLAQAETAKKIFVEVGDRVKKGDILVTFNPYDRNLVLRNIKRIELDIENEKAKLKEYNYEVNNTAVLKKEKSIEDLKDSITTNEENLRIKKLEKETLVAQLETKNKDYEVKKKLLEIGGISQLDVENLGNDIKSLEGNIEKKVTDIKENSKGIEQLKKDISLNEKEYNDLIKSYNLDTLKQKNSIIISKNNIEKLDLNLKDAKENLDRYILQITAPVDGVVTDVKIDENAKINTNQNIMTIEDMNSKIITANVISTEIKDVKVGQKANVTSESLKSNKKIVGVITKISEIAEKESGSGYTDIVVPIEIKFNDGENLKPNYEVNCEIITKQKKNALLVSAFAIQNEGNKAFLFTLKNGVAKKQYIKVIDKNDFVANIKGINEKERIIVNPSGLIDGERVNPVSHIRSKIKSKKRSSNKNSKNNFQGPPR
- a CDS encoding TolC family protein, translating into MKKLIILILILVITLFTYSKEVTYEILVNSAMKNNSTIKVKDLELKKISNNLKIINTDNFPTIKLSDRVNKDENREKLNYSNSISLDKKIFDGGLKKYNKKKENVNIQMKNIEISKEKKQIKYEILVNYLDILKYKNQKNIYENSLKELEKEQEKQKLLYKEKAGKKQDLLTIETEILDVKANMIKNNSNYLITIEELKRITGENEEIELKNIEYEKMYIDLEKDIENYKKSSDDIKNINLQNDINMLDKKIIKSKDYPVVSFNANYSSNSDELSKIFKDWDWSLGVSLSYDIFDGGKKKIEYENSDITGKINKMNSDEIIKENIIAIKKKYYELKNDELLIENQNKKIEGLEENYKIVKIQYEYGVEDINTFLKIKNDLENSKINLINLKLDYILKYAEYRMGL